A region from the Simiduia sp. 21SJ11W-1 genome encodes:
- a CDS encoding FIST signal transduction protein, whose protein sequence is MSLAMETYQNLYRDNHWRAPLPANTDAQLVLLFGDRELALSADINAALAASFPNAQIVGCSTSGEILGTELHDQSLCLTAVRFNHTPVKAARADIRNRPLQAAVDELANALGAPDLKYLLVLSDDQRVNGTELVNGLTAALPKGVVITGGLAGDDTRFERTATWHNGRGGEGNIVACGFYGNCIEVGHGSMGGWDPFGPERLITRARSNVLYSLDDQPALALYKRYLGEHASALPASALLFPLLIKREGEEQAVIRTILGVNEQDESMTFAGDMPQGAKAQLMRANFDRLIDGAETAASAALSGQADANGCGLALLISCVGRRLVLNQRIEEELEAVEDVLGNGWQFTGFYSYGEISPMAGGNHCALHNQTMTITTLQERDA, encoded by the coding sequence ATGAGTTTAGCGATGGAAACCTACCAAAACCTCTACCGCGACAATCACTGGCGCGCGCCCCTGCCTGCCAACACCGATGCCCAGCTGGTGTTGCTGTTTGGCGACCGCGAATTGGCGCTCAGCGCAGATATTAACGCAGCCCTGGCCGCAAGCTTTCCCAATGCCCAGATTGTGGGTTGCAGTACCTCCGGTGAAATTCTGGGCACCGAGCTGCACGATCAAAGCCTGTGCCTGACGGCGGTGCGCTTTAACCACACACCCGTTAAAGCCGCGCGCGCTGATATCCGCAACCGCCCACTACAGGCGGCTGTAGATGAACTGGCAAACGCGCTTGGTGCGCCAGATTTAAAGTACCTGCTGGTGCTTTCCGATGACCAACGGGTGAATGGTACCGAGCTTGTCAATGGGCTCACAGCCGCACTGCCCAAGGGCGTGGTTATTACCGGCGGGCTGGCAGGTGATGACACCCGCTTTGAACGCACAGCCACCTGGCACAATGGCCGCGGTGGTGAAGGCAATATTGTGGCTTGCGGCTTTTATGGCAATTGCATTGAGGTGGGCCACGGCAGCATGGGCGGGTGGGACCCATTTGGCCCAGAACGCCTGATTACCCGTGCGCGCAGCAATGTACTTTACAGCCTGGATGATCAGCCGGCGCTGGCGCTCTACAAGCGCTACCTGGGCGAGCACGCCAGCGCCCTGCCAGCCTCGGCGCTGTTATTTCCGCTGCTAATAAAACGCGAAGGTGAAGAGCAGGCCGTCATTCGCACCATACTGGGTGTGAATGAGCAAGATGAATCCATGACCTTTGCAGGCGACATGCCTCAAGGCGCGAAAGCGCAGCTGATGCGCGCCAATTTTGACCGGCTGATAGACGGCGCCGAAACCGCGGCAAGCGCTGCATTAAGCGGGCAAGCAGACGCCAACGGATGCGGGCTTGCGCTATTGATCAGCTGTGTGGGGCGCAGGCTGGTGCTCAACCAACGCATAGAAGAAGAACTGGAAGCCGTTGAAGACGTACTGGGCAATGGCTGGCAATTTACAGGCTTCTATTCCTATGGCGAAATTTCACCCATGGCCGGCGGAAACCATTGTGCACTGCACAACCAAACCATGACCATCACAACCCTGCAAGAACGCGATGCATAA
- a CDS encoding EAL domain-containing protein translates to MHKLLRGLLDEHSATLKPDDPLVEALSDAFSLQDNLLSNIERSLVLTSKELTEQNERLKHNLTESQALLSELQATSSRQHALLDASPEAIFCFAPGGRMVQINRAACTLMNKTWDQLKSNTPETNLELILEIISNTEDFLGDIEKIRADPMAVLHNYMDTVNGQNYEYNSIPIRHGDQYLGRIWCYRDITKIRQQQAQLEHQAFYDTLTGLPNRRLLLEKLAHALKKGQRHGCKTAVIFIDLDDFKKINDTAGHAQGDNFLVSTTARLASYLRDCDTLARLGGDEFILIMEGLQNQQQIISLLDRVLNLFNTPFQIHETHYVVTASVGVALAPQDGKQPEELIRKADMAMYQAKQAGKNKFHFFDARLERMALHRVSTEQKLRKALDNNELLLHYQPKISLGSGTLVGVEALLRWQLPDGQLIFPDQFIPVAESTGLIYAITRWVFAQAHDRIHAWQGTALANVSLSINVSAQDFDDPVFLPTVIQALDNKPIPQGKLEFEITESTLLDNARANKVISHLHRHGVEVAIDDFGTGYSSFSYLQEMRINSLKIDRSFITDLHIHPRKQAIVKSIINVGENLGLKIVAEGVELAEELTCLKQLNCHQAQGYLFSKPIPEAQLLEFADNLPARNGA, encoded by the coding sequence ATGCATAAATTATTGCGCGGCCTTTTAGACGAGCATTCGGCCACCCTTAAGCCGGATGATCCTCTGGTAGAGGCGCTGTCAGATGCATTTAGCCTGCAAGATAACCTGCTTTCAAACATCGAGCGCTCGCTGGTGCTTACCTCAAAAGAGCTCACCGAGCAAAATGAAAGGCTCAAGCACAACCTAACCGAAAGCCAGGCACTGTTAAGTGAGCTGCAAGCAACAAGCTCGCGCCAGCACGCGCTATTAGATGCCTCACCCGAGGCCATATTCTGCTTTGCCCCGGGCGGGCGCATGGTACAAATCAACCGCGCAGCCTGCACGCTAATGAACAAGACCTGGGATCAACTGAAAAGCAACACACCCGAAACAAACCTGGAGCTAATTTTAGAGATCATCAGCAATACTGAAGATTTCCTGGGCGACATAGAAAAAATTCGTGCAGACCCAATGGCCGTGTTGCACAACTATATGGATACGGTAAACGGGCAAAACTACGAATATAACTCTATCCCTATACGTCACGGCGACCAGTACCTGGGCCGCATCTGGTGCTACCGCGATATCACCAAAATCCGCCAACAACAGGCGCAACTGGAGCATCAGGCCTTTTACGATACGCTCACAGGTTTACCCAACCGGCGCCTATTACTTGAAAAGCTCGCGCACGCCTTGAAAAAAGGCCAGCGACACGGCTGCAAAACCGCCGTCATTTTTATAGACCTTGATGACTTCAAGAAAATTAACGATACCGCAGGCCACGCCCAAGGGGATAACTTTCTGGTATCAACCACCGCGCGGCTGGCCAGCTACCTGCGCGACTGCGATACCCTGGCGCGCCTTGGCGGCGATGAATTTATTCTGATAATGGAAGGCTTGCAGAACCAACAGCAGATAATTTCTCTACTGGATCGCGTGCTGAATCTCTTTAATACGCCGTTTCAAATTCATGAAACCCACTATGTAGTGACCGCAAGCGTTGGCGTTGCGCTGGCGCCGCAAGATGGCAAACAGCCAGAAGAGCTTATTCGCAAAGCCGACATGGCCATGTACCAAGCCAAGCAAGCGGGTAAAAACAAATTTCATTTCTTTGATGCACGCCTTGAACGAATGGCGCTTCACAGGGTAAGCACCGAGCAAAAACTGCGCAAGGCGCTCGACAACAATGAACTGTTGCTACATTACCAACCTAAAATTTCGCTCGGCTCCGGCACCCTTGTGGGCGTGGAAGCGCTCCTGCGCTGGCAGTTGCCAGACGGCCAGCTCATCTTCCCCGATCAGTTCATTCCCGTAGCCGAAAGCACGGGCTTAATTTACGCCATCACCCGCTGGGTTTTTGCCCAGGCCCACGATCGCATTCATGCATGGCAAGGCACAGCGCTTGCCAATGTAAGCTTGTCTATTAATGTTTCAGCACAGGATTTCGACGACCCGGTATTTTTACCCACGGTGATACAAGCACTGGATAACAAGCCCATCCCGCAGGGCAAGCTGGAGTTTGAAATCACGGAATCCACCTTGCTGGATAACGCGCGAGCCAACAAAGTTATCAGCCACTTGCACCGCCACGGGGTAGAGGTGGCCATAGACGATTTCGGCACCGGCTATTCCTCATTCAGTTACCTGCAGGAAATGCGCATAAACAGCTTGAAAATTGACCGCAGTTTTATCACCGATTTACACATTCACCCCCGCAAGCAAGCCATCGTAAAGAGCATTATCAACGTGGGTGAAAACCTGGGGCTGAAAATTGTGGCCGAAGGCGTTGAGCTGGCCGAGGAACTCACCTGCCTTAAACAACTAAACTGCCATCAGGCGCAGGGCTATTTATTCAGCAAACCCATACCAGAAGCCCAACTGCTGGAATTTGCCGACAACTTGCCCGCCAGAAACGGCGCATAG
- a CDS encoding glycoside hydrolase family 16 protein: MKLSTIWLCTAALLAGACKEGAPPAPSPTPTNTPTPTPTHSWQLVWSDEFDGQSIDASKWRHEKNCWGGGNNELQCYTDRPENSFLQDGKLHIVARHESFSGPAHNDDDPNYNPADTSATQPYTSARLRSKNQGDWRYGRIEVAAQMPKGQGLLPAVWMLPTQWRYGGWPLSGEIDIVEVVNPGVGAHANEAHGTLHYGRLWPNNNYSGSHTTVNGNVWEGLHQYAIEWEPDEIRWYVDGKHYGTQRPATETRPGWFTYFWNHEETGFSFGENGAPFDQTFHLLLNLAVGGNWPGAPDANTQFPQTLSVDYVRVYQCTLGDEPTPDGRGCATKVDEAVQPVGTDLPGTETFSLFDNGLTPLPLNHEGYEFQQPLNLYSWSAIDGDVEVAMVTEGDATHWAATYFSAGNSFVNVAESPLAHDDTGVKFVNMADYGELKFDMKILSIDPATRLKVKLDSGWPNVSETTLTLPDHNDWASYAVAFAQMADNSIDPGRANLEQVHNPFVLEATGPADLRINNVRIQCLGPCGIQPRVNDPGSVITETISVFEDAVNGAWELGLLLWETGSPHVQLSAVDAADNTRGQVIDVQFTSSSHNGLAFMQTASPKDLSAFASSGYFSFDIQVLDYAAATGLVIKADCVHPCSSGDIAIGQPGMGGWQTVQVPVADLVAGGLNLSQVNTPFAILPTWGEQAGVHLQLDNIQWVLP, translated from the coding sequence ATGAAACTTTCAACAATTTGGCTTTGCACCGCCGCGTTACTCGCGGGCGCCTGCAAGGAGGGCGCGCCGCCCGCGCCCAGCCCTACGCCTACAAACACTCCTACGCCAACACCAACGCACAGCTGGCAACTGGTGTGGAGTGATGAATTTGATGGCCAAAGTATTGATGCCAGCAAGTGGCGCCACGAAAAAAACTGCTGGGGCGGCGGCAATAACGAGCTGCAATGCTACACAGACCGGCCCGAAAACAGTTTCTTGCAAGACGGCAAGCTGCACATAGTTGCACGGCACGAAAGCTTCAGCGGCCCGGCCCACAATGACGACGACCCCAATTACAACCCCGCCGACACCAGCGCCACCCAGCCCTACACCAGCGCGCGGTTGCGCAGTAAAAATCAGGGCGACTGGCGCTATGGCCGCATAGAAGTGGCCGCGCAAATGCCCAAGGGCCAGGGCCTGTTGCCCGCAGTGTGGATGCTGCCCACCCAATGGCGCTACGGCGGCTGGCCGTTGAGTGGCGAGATAGACATAGTTGAAGTGGTAAATCCCGGTGTGGGCGCACACGCCAATGAAGCCCATGGCACCCTGCACTATGGCCGCCTGTGGCCCAACAACAACTACAGCGGCAGCCACACAACAGTGAACGGCAATGTGTGGGAAGGCCTGCACCAATACGCCATCGAATGGGAACCCGATGAAATCCGCTGGTACGTGGATGGCAAGCACTATGGCACCCAGCGGCCGGCCACTGAAACCCGCCCGGGCTGGTTCACTTATTTCTGGAACCATGAGGAAACAGGCTTCAGTTTTGGCGAAAACGGAGCGCCGTTTGATCAAACCTTTCACCTGCTATTGAACCTTGCCGTGGGCGGCAACTGGCCCGGTGCGCCCGATGCCAACACCCAATTTCCACAAACGCTCTCGGTAGATTATGTGCGCGTGTACCAGTGCACGCTGGGCGATGAACCCACACCCGACGGCCGCGGCTGCGCAACCAAGGTGGATGAAGCCGTGCAACCGGTGGGCACGGATCTACCCGGCACGGAAACCTTCAGTTTGTTCGACAACGGCCTGACACCGCTGCCGCTCAACCACGAGGGCTACGAGTTTCAACAACCTTTGAACCTTTATAGTTGGTCGGCTATTGATGGCGATGTGGAAGTGGCCATGGTTACCGAGGGCGATGCCACCCACTGGGCGGCAACCTACTTCAGCGCCGGCAACAGTTTTGTAAATGTTGCCGAAAGCCCCCTAGCGCATGACGACACAGGCGTGAAATTCGTCAACATGGCCGACTATGGCGAGCTCAAATTCGATATGAAAATTTTAAGTATCGACCCCGCCACCCGGCTGAAAGTAAAGCTCGACTCCGGCTGGCCCAATGTCAGTGAAACCACGCTCACCCTGCCCGACCACAACGACTGGGCAAGCTACGCCGTCGCATTCGCACAAATGGCCGACAACAGCATCGACCCGGGCCGCGCCAACCTCGAGCAGGTGCACAACCCCTTCGTGCTGGAAGCCACCGGCCCCGCCGACCTGCGCATTAACAATGTCCGCATTCAGTGCCTTGGCCCGTGCGGTATCCAGCCACGGGTGAATGACCCGGGCTCGGTAATTACCGAAACCATCAGCGTGTTTGAAGATGCCGTAAACGGTGCCTGGGAGCTGGGCCTGCTGTTGTGGGAAACCGGCTCCCCGCACGTGCAACTCTCCGCGGTAGATGCCGCCGACAATACCCGCGGCCAGGTGATCGACGTGCAATTTACATCCAGCAGCCACAACGGGCTGGCCTTTATGCAAACCGCCTCGCCCAAAGATCTCTCCGCCTTTGCCAGCAGCGGCTACTTCAGCTTCGACATTCAGGTGCTGGACTATGCGGCCGCCACGGGCCTTGTGATCAAGGCCGACTGCGTGCACCCCTGCAGCTCTGGCGACATCGCCATCGGCCAGCCAGGTATGGGCGGCTGGCAAACGGTTCAGGTGCCAGTGGCCGATCTGGTGGCCGGCGGTTTGAATCTGTCGCAGGTCAATACACCTTTCGCCATTCTGCCCACCTGGGGTGAACAGGCAGGCGTGCATTTACAGCTGGATAACATCCAGTGGGTGCTGCCTTAA